A portion of the Glycine max cultivar Williams 82 chromosome 10, Glycine_max_v4.0, whole genome shotgun sequence genome contains these proteins:
- the LOC100813578 gene encoding protein SMAX1-LIKE 3: MRTGSCAVQQGLTPEAASIVKQAVTLAKRRGHAQVTPLHVANTMLSITNGLLRTACLQSHSHPLQCKALELCFNVALNRLPASTSSSPMLQGSHHHHSHACPSISNALVAAFKRAQAHQRRGSVENQQQPLLAVKIELEQLIISILDDPSVSRVMREADFNSTQVKSNVEQAVSLEICSQNNGSGNNNNNNNNKAEENNSSSGEKGLVLDPIRVEDVASVIENLGCERKRSVVIVGECVTSLEGVVRGVMEKIDKGDVGDECTLRGVKFISLSLSSFGNVSRVEVEQKVEELRGLVKASEHSKGYVLYLGDLKWVLDFRASGSQGRGCYCPVDHMVGEIGKLVNGTEENGGRFWVMGVATFQAYMRCKNGQPSLETLWCLHPITIPAGSLRLSLITDSGLQDQPTNKKADNRTSWLLLEGVGDDQKQQACFAEPSTKNETITEVRSLQSSSTCNSDSSSSTLPAWLQQYKNENKGINYNDQNSVPVGELCKKWKFMCSSIQKQPYPSDKTITLSSVSPSSSTSNFSYGQQHPNLHQTHNEWQVAEPPKDSLNNHHFWISNNGSNNTNEPTLRVYIPENNKQPFSSPNPSSNPNSTSSSDIMEVEHVSKFKELNSENLKTLCNALEKKLPWQKDIIPEIASTLLQCRSGMVRRKGKVMINSEEVKEETWLFFQGVDVEAKEKIARELARLVFGSQNHVVSIALSTFASTRADSTEDYSRNKRSREETSCSYIERFVEAMASNPHRVFLVEDIEQADYCSQLGFKRAIERGRVVDSKGEEVALRDAIIILSCESISSRSRACSPSVKQKSLTEVEMNGDINNATLEETSPFVSLDLNISIDDENNVEDRSEDEIGLLESVDGKVIFNFEEL, translated from the exons ATGAGAACAGGAAGCTGCGCCGTGCAACAGGGTCTAACCCCAGAGGCCGCGAGCATAGTGAAGCAAGCGGTGACGCTTGCGAAGCGTCGCGGCCACGCGCAGGTGACGCCCCTCCACGTGGCGAACACCATGCTTTCCATCACCAACGGGCTTCTGAGAACAGCTTGTCTCCAATCCCACTCTCACCCTCTCCAGTGCAAGGCCTTGGAGCTTTGCTTCAACGTTGCCCTAAATCGCTTACCGGCTTCGACTTCTTCGAGTCCCATGTTGCAAGGCTCTCACCACCACCACTCTCACGCGTGCCCCTCTATCTCAAACGCCCTTGTTGCAGCTTTCAAACGCGCTCAAGCACACCAACGACGTGGATCTGTTGAGAATCAGCAACAGCCTCTCTTGGCAGTGAAAATTGAACTCGAGCAACTCATTATTTCGATCTTGGATGACCCTAGTGTTAGCCGAGTCATGAGAGAAGCTGATTTCAATAGCACACAAGTTAAAAGCAACGTTGAACAAGCGGTTTCTTTGGAAATATGCTCTCAGAATAATGGTAGTggtaataacaataacaacaataataataaggcAGAGGAAAATAATAGTAGTAGTGGAGAGAAAGGGTTGGTGTTGGATCCTATTAGGGTTGAGGATGTTGCTAGTGTTATTGAAAATTTGGGgtgtgagagaaagagaagtgTTGTGATTGTGGGAGAGTGTGTTACTAGCCTTGAAGGTGTAGTTAGGGGAGTGATGGAAAAGATTGATAAAGGGGATGTTGGTGATGAGTGTACTCTCAGGGGTGTCAAGtttatctctctttctctttcttcttttgggaATGTTTCAAGAGTGGAGGTGGAGCAAAAGGTGGAGGAGCTTAGGGGTCTTGTGAAGGCAAGTGAACATAGCAAAGGGTATGTTTTGTATTTGGGGGATCTCAAGTGGGTGTTAGATTTTAGGGCTAGCGGATCACAAGGCAGAGGGTGTTATTGTCCTGTGGATCACATGGTTGGGGAGATTGGGAAGCTTGTGAATGGGACTGAAGAGAATGGTGGAAGGTTTTGGGTTATGGGTGTTGCCACTTTTCAAGCTTACATGAGATGCAAAAATGGCCAGCCATCGTTGGAGACTCTTTGGTGTCTTCATCCTATCACTATTCCTGCTGGAAGCTTGCGCTTGAGTCTCATCACTGACAG TGGTCTACAAGACCAGCCCACAAACAAGAAAGCTGACAACAGAACTAGCTGGCTCTTACTTGAAGGAGTGGGGGATGATCAGAAACAACAAGCTTGCTTCGCGGAACCTTCCACAAAGAATGAGACCATCACCGAAGTTCGAAGCTTGCAAAGCAGTAGTACTTGTAATAGTGACTCCTCAAGTTCAACCCTTCCTGCATGGCTCCAACAGTACAAAAATGAGAATAAAGGAATCAACTATAATGATCAG AACTCTGTCCCAGTGGGAGAGCTTTGCAAAAAGTGGAAATTTATGTGTAGTTCAATCCAAAAGCAACCTTATCCTTCCGACAAAACCATCACATTATCCTCGGTGTCACCTTCTTCATCAACCTCAAACTTCTCATACGGACAACAACATCCTAATTTGCACCAAACCCATAACGAGTGGCAAGTGGCTGAACCACCCAAAGATTCATTAAACAACCACCATTTCTGGATCTCCAACAATGGTTCCAACAACACCAATGAACCCACTTTGAGAGTGTACATTCCAGAGAACAATAAGCAACCATTCTCATCACCAAATCCAAGTTCTAACCCTAATTCCACTTCTTCCAGTGACATCATGGAAGTGGAACACGTGAGCAAGTTCAAAGAGTTAAACTCGGAGAATCTTAAAACCTTATGCAATGCTTTGGAGAAAAAATTGCCGTGGCAGAAAGACATAATACCCGAAATTGCGAGCACCCTTTTGCAATGCCGTTCTGGCATGGTGAGAAGAAAAGGGAAAGTGATGATAAACAGTGAAGAAGTGAAAGAAGAAACGTGGTTGTTCTTCCAAGGTGTTGATGTTGAAGCCAAGGAGAAAATAGCAAGAGAATTGGCTCGGCTTGTTTTCGGGTCCCAAAACCACGTCGTTTCGATTGCACTTAGCACTTTTGCTTCAACAAGAGCAGATTCTACTGAGGATTATAGCAGGAAcaaaagatcaagagaagaaacaAGTTGCAGTTACATTGAAAGGTTCGTAGAAGCAATGGCTTCTAACCCTCATAGGGTGTTTCTTGTTGAAGATATAGAGCAAGCAGATTATTGTTCTCAACTTGGTTTCAAAAGGGCCATTGAGAGGGGAAGAGTGGTGGATTCAAAAGGTGAAGAGGTTGCACTTCGTGATGCTATCATCATTCTAAGCTGTGAAAGTATCAGTTCTAGGTCAAGGGCTTGTTCTCCCTCGGTCAAACAAAAATCGTTAACCGAGGTAGAAATGAATGGCGACATTAATAATGCCACTTTGGAGGAGACAAGCCCTTTTGTTTCTTTGGATTTGAATATTTCCATTGatgatgaaaacaatgttgaggATAGGTCAGAGGATGAAATTGGGCTTCTTGAATCGGTAGACGGAAAAGTTATCTTCAACTTTGAGGAATTGTGA
- the LOC112998165 gene encoding PRA1 family protein B4 — MSSTAPPVLPISNPQTTARTTSAGGGAIKAPANNLTFCAFINNLSTSLHHGLDQCRPWSELADRSTFSKPESSKATLRVRKNFSYFHTNYYVVVSLILAVSLLTPICPTFTNHFSLILHIGLLASWTFLYLFRPSDQPFVILSRTFSDFETLALLSTFTVFVFFLTSVRSVLILILMLDAAVIFLHNAFCMSEDLFLDDQENSQAIGFLSFLHRCRHRRHHSHH, encoded by the exons ATGTCCTCCACTGCGCCTCCTGTCCTCCCCATCTCCAACCCCCAAACCACTGCAAGAACCACCAGTGCAGGCGGCGGCGCCATCAAGGCTCCGGCGAACAACCTGACCTTCTGTGCCTTCATCAACAACCTTTCCACCTCCCTCCACCACGGCCTCGACCAATGTCGCCCCTGGTCGGAGCTCGCAGACCGCTCCACGTTCTCGAAACCCGAGTCCTCCAAAGCCACCCTTCGTGTCCGCAAAAACTTCTCCTACTTTCACACCAACTACTACGTTGTCGTTTCACTCATCCTCGCAGTCTCTCTCCTaact ccCATTTGTCCAACATTCACTAATCATTTCTCTCTCATCCTCCACATTGGCCTCCTCGCCTCTTGGACCTTCCTCTACCTCTTCCGTCCCTCAGATCAACCTTTCGTCATTCTCAGCCGAACATTCTCTGACTTCGAAACCCTAGCCCTCCTCTCCACCTTCACCGTCTTCGTTTTTTTCCTCACCAGCGTCAGATCTGTCCTCATTTTGATTCTCATGCTCGACGCCGCTGTCATTTTCCTCCACAACGCGTTCTGCATGTCGGAGGATCTGTTCCTCGACGATCAGGAGAATTCTCAGGCTATCGGATTCCTCTCCTTCCTCCACCGCTGCCGTCACCGCCGCCACCATTCCCACCATTGA